In one window of Pseudochaenichthys georgianus chromosome 5, fPseGeo1.2, whole genome shotgun sequence DNA:
- the utp3 gene encoding something about silencing protein 10 isoform X1 — protein sequence MVREKRTIKAPRQKKPVQYDEDDPEGYKKMPVPDKKSSQYAKDKIDEFHDDKIAKLLASGVQMESDQEEIDEEEEVMALDDSESDDEEGEEEEEGTDMESDLEEKKEDDLPNEMAWGTKKKMFYDSDYGATKGKKQDELEAEEKEEEEEAKNIQKRLAANLSEEDYDLNFFQEFAVEEKDDDKTAGKQERIVKDLKQMSQKEKMKLLKKESPELLELIQDFKAKLNELKDELQPLVQMVKDGKIPPGKGADYLKTKQQLYLNYCTNISFYMVLKAKRIPAHNHPVIERLLIFRNLINELSSVDARLAPQFRKLLAGEEKDKSSKPAQGKKAKVSNKKGTDSEEPMPGVEDDSDSDMDEEAALRFYRDAEERSKLKRKVEEPETEELEEKEYMEEDPDAKRGITYQMSKNKGLTPKRKKIDRNPRVKHREKFRRAKIRRKGQVREVRREETRYSGERSGIRAGVKKSVKLK from the exons ATGGTTCGAGAAAAAAG AACTATAAAGGCCCCAAGGCAAAAGAAGCCAGTGCAATATGATGAAGATGACCCTGAGGGATACAAGAAGATGCCTGTCCCTGACAAG AAATCCTCACAGTACGCAAAGGACAAAATTGATGAGTTTCATGATGACAAGATTGCA AAACTTCTTGCCAGCGGTGTTCAAATGGAGAGCGACCAGGAGGAAATTGATGAGGAG GAGGAAGTGATGGCTCTGGATGATTCGGAGTCAGATGATGAGGAgggagaagaggaagaggaggggacagATATGGAAAGTGATCTAGAGGAGAAAAAAGAAGACG ATCTTCCTAATGAAATGGCATGGGGCACCAAGAAGAAGATGTTCTATGACTCTGACTATGGGGCCACCA AGGGTAAAAAGCAGGATGAGCTGGAAGCTGAGGaaaaagaggaagaagaagaagctaaaaatatccaaaaacgtTTAGCTGCAAATCTGAGCGAGGAGGATTATGATTTAAACTTCTTCCAG GAATTTGctgtggaggagaaggatgaTGACAAGACTGCGGGAAAACAAGAAAGGATTGTCAAAGATCTGAAGCAAATGTCCCAGAAAGAGAAAATGAAACTTTTGAAAAAGGAGTCACCAGAGCTGCTTGAACTTATTCAGGATTTCAAAGCAAAG CTAAATGAGCTGAAAGACGAGCTGCAGCCTCTTGTACAGATGGTCAAGGATGGAAAGATCCCCCCAGGAAAG GGTGCTGACTACCTCAAGACAAAACAGCAGCTGTATCTCAA TTACTGCACGAACATCAGTTTCTACATGGTGCTGAAAGCAAAGCGAATCCCTGCTCATAACCATCCTGTGATTGAAAGACTGCTCATCTTCAGAAAT CTCATCAATGAACTCAGTTCAGTGGATGCTCGGCTTGCACCGCAGTTTCGCAAGCTTCTAGCTGGGGAGGAGAAGGATAAATCCAGCAAACCTGCACAGGGCAAGAAGGCCAAAGTCTCCAATAAGAAGGGAACG GATTCTGAAGAGCCTATGCCTGGGGTGGAGGATGACTCTGACTCTGATATGGACGAGGAAGCGGCTCTGCGTTTCTACAGAGATGCGGAGGAGCGTTCGAAATTGAAGAGAAAGGTCGAAGAACCAGAAACAGAAGA GTTGGAGGAGAAGGAATATATGGAGGAAGATCCAGATGCTAAGAGAGGCATTACTTACCAG ATGTCGAAGAACAAGGGGCTCACACCAAAGAGGAAGAAGATTGACCGTAATCCCAGAGTCAAGCACAGAGAGAAGTTCAGACGGGCCAAGATCCGCAGAAAGGGCCAG GTCCGAGAGGTTCGTCGGGAGGAGACGAGATACAGTGGAGAGCGCTCTGGTATTCGTGCTGGCGTCAAGAAGAGCGTGAAACTTAAGTAA
- the utp3 gene encoding something about silencing protein 10 isoform X2 produces the protein MPVPDKKSSQYAKDKIDEFHDDKIAKLLASGVQMESDQEEIDEEEEVMALDDSESDDEEGEEEEEGTDMESDLEEKKEDDLPNEMAWGTKKKMFYDSDYGATKGKKQDELEAEEKEEEEEAKNIQKRLAANLSEEDYDLNFFQEFAVEEKDDDKTAGKQERIVKDLKQMSQKEKMKLLKKESPELLELIQDFKAKLNELKDELQPLVQMVKDGKIPPGKGADYLKTKQQLYLNYCTNISFYMVLKAKRIPAHNHPVIERLLIFRNLINELSSVDARLAPQFRKLLAGEEKDKSSKPAQGKKAKVSNKKGTDSEEPMPGVEDDSDSDMDEEAALRFYRDAEERSKLKRKVEEPETEELEEKEYMEEDPDAKRGITYQMSKNKGLTPKRKKIDRNPRVKHREKFRRAKIRRKGQVREVRREETRYSGERSGIRAGVKKSVKLK, from the exons ATGCCTGTCCCTGACAAG AAATCCTCACAGTACGCAAAGGACAAAATTGATGAGTTTCATGATGACAAGATTGCA AAACTTCTTGCCAGCGGTGTTCAAATGGAGAGCGACCAGGAGGAAATTGATGAGGAG GAGGAAGTGATGGCTCTGGATGATTCGGAGTCAGATGATGAGGAgggagaagaggaagaggaggggacagATATGGAAAGTGATCTAGAGGAGAAAAAAGAAGACG ATCTTCCTAATGAAATGGCATGGGGCACCAAGAAGAAGATGTTCTATGACTCTGACTATGGGGCCACCA AGGGTAAAAAGCAGGATGAGCTGGAAGCTGAGGaaaaagaggaagaagaagaagctaaaaatatccaaaaacgtTTAGCTGCAAATCTGAGCGAGGAGGATTATGATTTAAACTTCTTCCAG GAATTTGctgtggaggagaaggatgaTGACAAGACTGCGGGAAAACAAGAAAGGATTGTCAAAGATCTGAAGCAAATGTCCCAGAAAGAGAAAATGAAACTTTTGAAAAAGGAGTCACCAGAGCTGCTTGAACTTATTCAGGATTTCAAAGCAAAG CTAAATGAGCTGAAAGACGAGCTGCAGCCTCTTGTACAGATGGTCAAGGATGGAAAGATCCCCCCAGGAAAG GGTGCTGACTACCTCAAGACAAAACAGCAGCTGTATCTCAA TTACTGCACGAACATCAGTTTCTACATGGTGCTGAAAGCAAAGCGAATCCCTGCTCATAACCATCCTGTGATTGAAAGACTGCTCATCTTCAGAAAT CTCATCAATGAACTCAGTTCAGTGGATGCTCGGCTTGCACCGCAGTTTCGCAAGCTTCTAGCTGGGGAGGAGAAGGATAAATCCAGCAAACCTGCACAGGGCAAGAAGGCCAAAGTCTCCAATAAGAAGGGAACG GATTCTGAAGAGCCTATGCCTGGGGTGGAGGATGACTCTGACTCTGATATGGACGAGGAAGCGGCTCTGCGTTTCTACAGAGATGCGGAGGAGCGTTCGAAATTGAAGAGAAAGGTCGAAGAACCAGAAACAGAAGA GTTGGAGGAGAAGGAATATATGGAGGAAGATCCAGATGCTAAGAGAGGCATTACTTACCAG ATGTCGAAGAACAAGGGGCTCACACCAAAGAGGAAGAAGATTGACCGTAATCCCAGAGTCAAGCACAGAGAGAAGTTCAGACGGGCCAAGATCCGCAGAAAGGGCCAG GTCCGAGAGGTTCGTCGGGAGGAGACGAGATACAGTGGAGAGCGCTCTGGTATTCGTGCTGGCGTCAAGAAGAGCGTGAAACTTAAGTAA
- the ppcs gene encoding phosphopantothenate--cysteine ligase: protein MANPRVSSIDGKLAEEFAVPCHVDEVKEKMAAFASLHAAAGRRVVLITSGGTKVPLESRTVRFLDNFSSGRRGASSAEYFMDSGYAVIFLHRHRSLYPYTRVFSTINMLDALMFRGEEEASSGEVVVNQQVLPNIAKALKRYQEVKEGNLLLPIEFSTLSEYLHLLKAAAQALSAIGPMAMFYLAAAVSDFYIPASEMPEHKIQSSNGPLQLSLNMVPKILSPLVKDWAPQAFVISFKLETDASILLDKARRALDTYRHQAVVANVLDSRRGYVVVVTPETQAELIISEEDAKNEVEIEERIVSNLTSAHDKFITQQGG from the exons ATGGCTAATCCCAGAGTATCTTCCATCGATGGGAAGTTGGCAGAAGAATTTGCCGTCCCCTGCCATGTTGATGAGGTTAAAGAGAAGATGGCTGCTTTCGCCAGTCTACACGCTGCAGCGGGTCGCAGAGTGGTTCTCATCACATCAGGAGGAACCAAAGTTCCCCTAGAGTCCCGCACCGTCCGCTTCCTAGATAACTTCAGCAGTGGCAGGCGAGGAGCCTCTTCAGCGGAGTATTTCATGGATTCAGGCTACGCAGTCATCTTCCTGCACAGGCATCGCTCCCTCTACCCCTACACACGGGTGTTCTCTACCATTAACATGCTGGATGCCCTGATGTTCAGAGGGGAAGAAGAAGCTTCCTCTGGTGAAGTGGTGGTTAACCAGCAGGTGCTTCCCAACATTGCCAAAGCACTGAAGAGATACCAGGAAGTGAAAGAAGGCAACCTCCTTCTGCCAATCGAGTTCAGCACTCTGTCAGAGTATCTGCATCTTCTTAAAGCAGCAGCACAGGCACTCAGCGCTATAG GACCAATGGCCATGTTTTACTTGGCTGCAGCTGTGTCAGATTTCTATATCCCAGCATCTGAGATGCCCGAACACAAAATCCAGTCTTCCAATGGACCTCTTCAA CTCAGTTTGAACATGGTACCTAAGATACTGTCCCCACTAGTGAAAGACTGGGCCCCTCAGGCTTTTGTCATTTCTTTTAAGCTGGAGACAGATGCATCCATCCTGCTGGACAAGGCTCGCCGGGCTCTGGACACCTACAGGCATCAGGCGGTGGTGGCCAACGTGCTGGACTCCAGACGTGGCTATGTGGTGGTGGTGACCCCCGAGACCCAGGCTGAGCTGATCATCTCAGAGGAGGATGCCAAGAATGAGGTGGAGATAGAGGAGAGGATAGTGAGCAACCTGACGTCAGCTCACGACAAGTTCATAACTCAACAAGGGGGCTGA